One stretch of Methanobacteriaceae archaeon DNA includes these proteins:
- a CDS encoding DUF5518 domain-containing protein has product MVEINWVTVRNGLLLSLILWIILREFAGDIGGLVGFLAATIYVGYKANEGYMDGAAHGALVGIVGGIVGGSIILILYLIGLGDTAKQLWPVTGVMEAIIVIILYGIIGGIGGTIGSAIKRLINR; this is encoded by the coding sequence ATGGTGGAAATAAACTGGGTTACGGTAAGAAATGGTTTGTTGTTATCCTTAATCCTGTGGATTATTCTTCGAGAATTTGCAGGAGATATTGGAGGACTTGTTGGATTTCTGGCAGCAACAATATATGTCGGTTACAAAGCTAACGAAGGTTATATGGACGGTGCCGCACACGGAGCACTTGTGGGTATCGTTGGAGGTATCGTCGGTGGATCGATTATACTTATTTTATACCTTATAGGATTAGGGGATACTGCAAAACAGCTCTGGCCAGTTACCGGAGTAATGGAGGCAATTATAGTTATAATCTTGTATGGTATTATTGGAGGAATTGGTGGTACTATTGGTTCTGCCATCAAAAGGCTGATTAACCGATAA
- a CDS encoding NAD(P)/FAD-dependent oxidoreductase, whose amino-acid sequence MYDVIVIGVGPAGCMAAKKTAEAGLNVLLVEKKSLPREKSCSGILIQKSIKVVEKEFGKIPERIFSQPVLNQGIIITNEEGQVYPYQSEGYNIWRNTFDEWLALNAEKAGAELRTSTKVMGCEEKEDHVLVQLEDYTEKARWVIACDGAGSRIKRNILEVDGDYIITYQTFCRGLIDLGSAFFHAFLDTSLSQYDAWFNVKDDYLVIGVGVKDSSKMKEYHANFVSYLESNFNLKIESVEKEETGLMPHIRSGFNVDLGKGRLLFAGEAANLLNPIGEGISIALASGYCAGEAVIGGSDVLKGYNDALQGEIDYMVRQWRFLGNISELGFDYR is encoded by the coding sequence TTGTACGATGTCATAGTAATCGGGGTCGGGCCTGCAGGCTGTATGGCTGCTAAGAAAACCGCAGAAGCTGGACTAAATGTTTTACTGGTGGAGAAGAAGTCATTACCTCGGGAAAAGTCCTGTTCAGGAATTCTAATCCAGAAATCAATTAAAGTAGTGGAAAAAGAATTCGGAAAAATACCAGAAAGGATCTTCTCACAGCCCGTCCTTAATCAGGGAATCATCATCACCAATGAAGAGGGTCAGGTTTATCCTTACCAGAGTGAGGGTTACAATATCTGGAGAAACACCTTTGATGAGTGGCTGGCCCTAAATGCTGAGAAGGCCGGTGCTGAGCTTAGAACATCCACCAAGGTTATGGGTTGTGAAGAAAAAGAGGACCACGTACTGGTCCAATTGGAAGATTATACCGAAAAGGCCCGCTGGGTCATTGCCTGTGATGGGGCAGGTAGTAGAATTAAAAGGAATATTTTGGAGGTAGATGGGGATTATATCATCACTTACCAGACCTTTTGCAGGGGTTTGATAGATCTGGGCAGTGCATTTTTCCACGCCTTTTTAGATACTTCCCTTTCCCAGTACGATGCCTGGTTCAATGTGAAAGATGACTATCTTGTTATAGGTGTGGGAGTTAAAGATTCATCTAAAATGAAAGAATATCATGCTAATTTTGTTTCTTATCTGGAATCCAATTTTAATTTAAAAATAGAATCAGTTGAGAAAGAAGAAACAGGATTAATGCCCCATATTCGATCTGGATTTAATGTAGACTTAGGGAAGGGCCGACTGCTCTTTGCAGGCGAAGCGGCTAATTTATTGAATCCTATTGGTGAGGGAATTTCCATTGCCCTGGCCAGTGGCTACTGTGCTGGTGAGGCCGTTATTGGTGGTAGTGATGTTCTTAAGGGTTATAATGATGCTTTGCAGGGTGAAATTGATTATATGGTGAGACAGTGGAGATTTCTAGGGAATATTTCGGAGCTTGGTTTTGATTATCGGTAA
- a CDS encoding DUF169 domain-containing protein, with amino-acid sequence MSYKEQADVFKKVFGLKYEPMAISFTNDEIKSGRYEKISICKAMKLAAEGESFIIDEDVSTCPGGNHYCGFSEPFAGKQKRKLQKFLTKGEKLTGSIVSFERMRKLAIPPATDLSDRIVICPLDKAEIRPDMILFLCNAEVACRLITLDTYWDGLSPQQQIIGALCHSAIVYTIMSGNTNMTVGDWTARSHQGFDPDVVFLSVPYERIHNLIAAIPHCSAGNGEVDIPEEFRSD; translated from the coding sequence ATGAGCTATAAAGAACAGGCAGATGTTTTTAAAAAGGTTTTTGGATTAAAATATGAACCTATGGCGATTTCTTTTACTAATGATGAAATTAAATCTGGCCGATATGAAAAAATATCCATTTGTAAAGCAATGAAACTGGCAGCTGAGGGTGAGAGCTTTATAATTGATGAAGATGTTTCGACCTGCCCAGGTGGTAATCACTACTGCGGTTTTAGCGAGCCTTTTGCTGGAAAACAAAAAAGAAAATTGCAGAAATTCCTCACTAAGGGTGAGAAACTTACCGGATCCATTGTTAGTTTTGAGAGAATGAGAAAATTAGCAATACCACCGGCCACGGATTTATCTGATAGAATTGTAATATGCCCCTTAGACAAGGCAGAAATAAGGCCAGATATGATTTTATTTTTATGCAATGCTGAGGTGGCCTGTCGCCTTATAACCTTAGACACTTATTGGGATGGCCTATCACCACAACAGCAAATAATAGGGGCCTTATGTCATTCGGCCATAGTCTATACTATCATGAGTGGGAATACCAATATGACTGTGGGAGACTGGACGGCCAGAAGCCATCAAGGTTTTGATCCAGATGTGGTCTTTTTATCAGTACCATATGAACGCATACACAATTTAATAGCCGCTATACCGCATTGCTCGGCCGGAAATGGTGAGGTGGATATTCCTGAAGAATTCCGGTCTGATTAA